A window of Spirochaetae bacterium HGW-Spirochaetae-1 genomic DNA:
TTTTCATTAACCAAAAAATGGAAAAACCTAATTTTTCCTATGCTTGTGCCCACAAGGGAACTTCCAAAATCTAATTTATAGAGGTTCCCTTATTACGGTGCTTCAATTATTATGAGCAGGCATGATTTTTATGTCAATGTCTTTTCCGTTGGGTAATCATGGAGAGGACAATATTTCAATATCGGTCCGTTGCTACTCCACCATGTCCGGTTCAGGTGGTGCCTCAATATCATCGTGATAATCACGCTCATCGCTTATGAGGGGGTAATATATCCTCAGGCAGATCCAGGCGTCGGTAGCTGCATAAATCTTCTGTTTTTCCATGAGGTCAGGGCGGGCCCAGTTTGATGTCTGCACCGCCTTTGATATTCTGCCTTCCAGGTAACGGGCCGCCAGGGCCTTGAGGCCCGTCTGGATTATGCCCTTCCTGGATGCCATGTCGCTCAGATCAATGAACCCTGCGGCCTCAAAGGGGCGTATTTCCTGGAGCTTGAGGATATCATCACGAACAGCCAGGCCTATTTTTTTTACACGCTCATCTTCGAGTAATTTTACCAGCGATGGACGAAACCCTGTCAGCCCGAGCTGAATGATATATACTATCTCGTCCGTGGCCAGTTGAATGAGGGAAACGGGATTGTTTTGTCCCCGCTGAAATGTAGGACGTGTCTCCGTATCAAAACCCAGCAATTCTTCCGAGCTGAGAAGGGAAAGGCAGTTATCCAGGTCCCGTCCCCTGTTTATGACGGAAATGGGACCGGCGTACCGTATGATGGGAAGGTTGTTGATAAATTCCTTGGTGATCCGGTTCGGTAAATCGTTAGCGCTATAATTGTCTCCCTGTTCCATGATTCCTGCTCTGTTCATATTTAAAAGGACGGTTATTTTCTTTTTCTCATGAGGTTTACTTTTTATAATAAATAAGCATTATTTTGTCAAATATTTATATACATATCCGCGACCGGAAATTGCCGTTTTTCTATTCCCCAAAAACCTGCCGGATGAGAGAGAGGAGTCGTTCCTTGTCGATGGGCTTCAGGATAAAACCGGCGGGCCTGATCTTCTGTACGCGCGTCAGTGTGGCGTCTTCACTGCTTCCCGATGAAAAAATTACGGGGACACCATACTGCTCTTTGATGATCCGTGCCGTTTCTATACCATCCATGGGGCCGCCGAGCATGATATCCATAATAATCAGGTCTGGTCTGCACTGGCGGACAAAATTAATGGCGCTTTCTCCCGTCACCATTACGGGCGGTATTTTATAATCGCGTTTTTCCAGCATTTTTTTCAGGAAATTGCCGGTGATGAGGTCATCCTCTACGATGAGAATGAGTTTTTCCGAATCCCTCCTGGGTTCCAGGCAGCTGATTTTTTCATCCCTGGACGGCTCGTACAGATCGCTGAATTCTATAATAAAGCTTGTACCATTTTTATGCTGGATAGTAAGAGTACCCCCTATCTGCCGTGTCAGTTCTGACACAAGGTGCATCCCCAGGGACTTACCTGTTGAGGTGTCCTGTGAAGCGCTAAACCCAATGCCATTGTCGCTGACGGAGAATATATAGCGGTGACCGTCGTTTTTAATAAAGGAAATATGAACTTTGCCGCTTTGTTTTTCAGGGAAGGCGTGTTTCAGCGCATTGCTTAAAAGCTCATTGAGAATGAGCGCGCAGGGGATGGCTACATTGATTGGCAGGGGAGTGTTTATAATGTCCATGTCAATGCCGATTCTTGAACCGGTATTGAAGGACTGCAGCACTTCAGTGACCAGCCTGTCCGTGTAGGATCGGAAATCAATCTGCGACAGGTTGCTGGATTGATAGAGCTGCTCATGGATGAGACTCATGGAGCGGATGCGGTTCTGGCTGTCGGCAAAGAGTTCCAGGTCACGCTCGTCATTTATGAATCCCGATTGCAGGGCCAGGAGGCTCGAGATGATCTGCATGTTGTTCTTGACCCGGTGATGTATTTCTTTGAGGAGTATATCCTTCTCTCGCAGAGATGAACGCAGTGCTTCATCGGTTTTTATCTTGTCGAAGATGCTGGCCAGTTTGTCAATGACCATGGAGACCGATTCCTTTTCTTCGCGGGAAAATGGTTTTTCACGGTTAAACCCGATGTGTCCGATAGCTTCACCGCGTACGATCAGGGGAGCCAGGTACACATACTTGTTGCCGGCAACCTGGGCAATTTCGCCTGCCAGGGCCCGGAGAAGTTTTTTATCTGGCGGGACAAAATCTCTGATGGCCCGCGCCACTTCTTCCTTGCCGTTGAATTCCATGGGGATACGGTTCGTATAGAGTCCCAGATAAACACTCCCCGCGAAAAGGGGTATCCGTATTTTCTGCAGGGACAGGCCTGAGAGTTTTTCAGCAGCGCTCAGGATGACACTCTGGATATTGCTGTATTGATATATAAGGTATTCGCTGAAATCGGTGGAAACGGCCTTGAAGTAAAAATCGGCAAAGCGAAGATCGTGAATATCCCTCAGCCGGTCACAGGTTTTCTTTATTATTTCATCGGTCCCGGCATTTTTATTGATGTCCGAATTCAACTCGTTTATGAGAACCATGTGGCTGATTCCCATATTTATTATGGCATGGGCCTTTTTTCTGGCCGTGATATCTTCGGAAAAGCCGTTTATAAAAAATGAACCGTCATCATTATATCCGCTTGCGTGCGCGTTCATGGAAATCCAGGTGGTTGTCCCGTCCTTTTTGAAAGCCTCGTATTCGAAGTTGACCACGGCTTTATCGTGCTCCAGGAGTCTGAGGAATTCTTTTCTCTTTTCGGGATCGACATAGAGTTTTTTGTCAAGGTTATTGTAGGCCTCAATTGCCTCCACCGGGGAGTCATATCCCAATATAGCCGCCATTTTGTTGTTAACCGCCAGCACTTTTCCTGTGGACGAGGTCTGGAAAATGCCCATGGGGGCGTTTTCAAAAATGTTCCGGTATTTCCTTTCACTGTCACGATAGGCGTCGAAGATGTTATCGAAATCCGTGATGTCGTGCTGATAGGAGATGGAATGGATAATAGAACCCTGATTGTCCCGTATCGATGCGGCGTGCAGTATAACCTTTCTCCGCTGCCCGTCGCGTGTTATAATGTCTATCCGCTCATCATGCAGATTGCCCGAGGCTTTCCATTTTTTAAAAAGAATATCCATGTTCGCCTTCGAATCGGGATGATAAATTATGCTCAGGGGTTTTCCTACCATTTCCTCCCTGGTGTATCCCAGTATCCCGAGGGCGGAATTATTTATATCCAGAATCGTCCCGTCCGGTGAGATGAGATAGCAGTATTCAGGATTGTTATTGAAGAGCTGTCGGAACTTTTCTTCTGCCATGAGTGATGTACCGGCGGAATTATTCTCCAGGACCGATGAAAGGATGGCACTGATCTGACCGGTGTTGAAGGGCGGTACGATATACCCCTGTGACGGCAGCATTGTTTCACGGGCATGTTGATAAAACTGATCAGCGCAGTAAATAAGCAGGGGCTGGTACTGATCCCGAAGTGACTCTATGATTTTCATGCCTGCCCGATTTCCATCGCCTGCGATGCCCAGAATGATGATATTGGGCCGTTCCTTCACGCACAGAGCGAGGGTATCTTCATTGGATACAAAAGATCCAATGACGGAATATGACAGATCGTCCAGAAGATCGGCCAGGACAGAGGCCTTTGTTTTCTTTACATCGATTATTATTATTTTTATATTTTTCATGCCATTTGTCACGGTTCAAATATGCCTATACTGTACTGTAGCTCACGGGAGGGCATTTTTCAAGGAGTATTTTCAGATGTAACTCAGATTTATTTTTGCAGGGATCAGGAGTCCTTCTGCCATTTGAACATGAGAGAGCCCAGGGTTATAAAGATAATGGACATGACTGCCAGAGTTATGAAGTGTTCCCTTACCTCCATGAGACCGGCGCCATCGTTCATTATCATGCGCGAACTGTCAATCATGTGGGTCAGGGGAAGTACTTTTGAAAAACCCGAGACCCAGGGGTGGGCTCCTTCCAGGGAAAACCAAACCTCGGACAGAAACATCATGGGCCAGGTAATAATATTCAATATCCCCCCGGCGAATTCCTCGCTGCTGCTTCGGGCAGCGACGAGGAGGCCCAGGGACACCATGCTGAAGCCTCCCAGGGCAAAGGAGAGGAAAAGGTTCAGGTAGGAACCGCGGCACTGGAACCCGTAGATGAGGGCGCATCCCGCGTACACGATGAATGTGGTGAGGAGAATAACGGCCATGCGAGAAACGATCTGGGCCGTGAGGAATTCGAAGGTGCGTACCGGTGTGACGCTGAATCTTTTCAGTACACCGTTTTTTCTGTAGCGCACCACAACGTATCCCACGCCGAAGAGGGAGCTGAACATAATGTTCATACCCAGGATGCCCGGGAAGAGCCATTCCACGTAGGGTATTTCTCTTCCGGTTATATCCTGCCTGGTGTAATGGCCGGGGCCAATCTCAGCGCTTGATTGAAAAAGCTTTTCAACAATATATCCCTTGGGGGAGGTTTTGCTGACCCAGTATTCTCCTCTTTCCGGACTGACAAGGAAGTCGATGCGGTGGTGCTCAAGCCTGTTCATACCCCGTTCGAGAGAATTGAAATCGATGAATTCAATGAAACGGGTTTTTCTGAAGTGCTCATATCGACCGGCAAATTCGGGTTCAACGGGAAGGGAGTTCGCTGAGGTTTCTTTAAGAACACCAACTTTGTACAGCACCTGCTTGTCCTGGTTGAAGATCAGGCTGAAGCCGAAAATGATCATGAAGGGAAAGAGGAGGTTCCATCCCAGGGCGGAGCGGTCGCGGTAGAATTCTTTAGTACGGCTTGATATGAGTGCGCAGAGACGTCGTATCATGGCGGTGTTCCTATGTCCGTAGTTCCTTTCCCGTGAGCTTGAGAAAAAGATCCTCAAGGTTTTGGGAACGGACGGTGATATCGGATAAATCCACATTGCTTTTCATGAGGGCCTGCAGGCATGTGTTGAGATTGTCAGTCTGGATTTCATACCCGTCGTGTATTTTAAAATACCGGCACGGAAGGCTGCAGAGGTTCTCCTCATTTATGTCATTCCGGATGACAATGATAGTCCTGTTAGCGTGTTCTTTCAACAGTTCCGACGGGGAGCCCATGGCGATTATTTTTCCCGTGTCCATTATGGCTATGCGGTCGCATAGAAGTTCCGCTTCCTCCATGTAATGAGTGGTGAGGATGATGGTCTTGTTCCGGCTTTTAATGTCTTTCACGATATTCCAGAGGTGATGGCGTGCCTGGGGATCAAGTCCTGTCGTTGGCTCGTCCAGAAAAAGCAATTCGGGATCATTGGCCAGGGCCATGGCCAGGAGGAGGCGCTGTTTCTGGCCCCCCGAGATTTTTCGGTTGTCCCTGTCCAGGATTTCTTCCAGGCGGCAGATGGCAATGAGTTCATCCATATCGGCCTTTCGCGAATAGAGTTTCCGGAACATGACGAGCGTTTCCCTCACGGTAAGATACTGGGGAAGCTCCGTGTTCTGGAATTGAATTCCCGCTTCCTCCTTGAAGCCGGCCAGCCGGGGTTTTTCCTTGTATAAAATCTCCCCGCCGGTCTGTTTCAGGATTCCCTCGATCACTTCGATAGTCGTGGTTTTCCCGGCGCCGTTGGGTCCCAGGAGCCCGAAACAGATACCGGGCTCAATGGCGAAGCTTATATCGTCGACGGCGCGGACTTCACTGTAATCCTTCACCAGGTTTTTTATTTCCAGTATGTATTTCATGGGGGTTGCTATACTTGTTCCGGCAGAGAATTTTCTCTCAAATCGGTCATGCAAAACAGTTATCATGGATCGTTTATAATAATCCAGTACTTTTTTATGCACCATATCTTAAATAGTAGGAGGTAAAATATTGATATCGAAAAAATTTACTGTTGAACAGGGGTGTATTATGGTGTATACTTATGGAAATAAGGACGGCTGCTCAGGCAGGGGATGAAGACCTATTATGTCCCGTGGACAATGAACCCTCAAAAAGGGACTTGTGATAAAGCAGTGTACTGAGTATGAAGAATATAGTAATAATTGAACATGAAGTACAATTTTCCCGGGAAATTATTCCCCTTCTTCCCGGAGACAGTTATGTTGTGACCGGAATCGTCAGGAATCCCCGAGATTGGCACTCCTGCATCGAGGAGGCGAATCCCCATGTCATCATCGCCGATGGGTCTCTTCCTTATGACAGCCTTTGGCTGCAGGCTATCTCATCTTTTGTTGATGGAAAAAATCCGCCAATTATCTTTATCAATGACACAGTGACCGATCAACCGCACGCCGGCAGACCTGATCTTGGAATGTCGGGAATACTGCTGCGGCCTCTCAGTGCCGAAAGACTTAACACGGAAATAAATATCTCTCTTTCAAGAAAGGCCTTCTGTGATAGAATGATAGATGAGCGGAGCGAAAATGAAAACCGGATGGAAGAGTCCCTGAAGGAGAAGGAACTGCTGCTCAGGGAAATTCACCACCGCGTGAAGAACAATATGCAGATAATATCAAGCCTCCTGGATCTGCAGTATCACCGTATCATCAACATAACGGACAGGCAGCTTTTTCTCGACAGCCAGAACCGCGTCCGCGCCATGGCACTGGTACATGAAAAGCTGTATCAGTCCGACAGTATGACCAACATAGATTTTGAAAATTATATACAGGGACTGATCAGGGAATATAATGATACACTGAGCAGTATGACAAAAAATGTGGTCATTGATATACGCGTGAAGGATGTTTATATGGATATCAATGACGCCATTCCCTGTGCTCTCATTGTCAATGAGCTGCTGACCAATTCCCTGAAACATGCCTTCCCCGGAGGGAGAAGGGGTACGATCTCCGTAGATTTTTATGTAGATGAAGAGGGTTTGTATTCGCTGACCGTTGCCGATGACGGCGTGGGGATACCCCGGGAATTTGATATTAAAAATAATGACAGTCTCGGCATGCAGCTCATTCATGCACTTACTCACCAGTTGAAAGGATCTATCAGCTGTGATTCGGGTTCCGGTACAAAATTCATGCTGTCCTTCGGGAAGGGAGGGAAAGCGGGGCCTTCCGCAGCCAATTTGTCCGGCAGGGACGCCGGCGAAGTGCGGAATATAAAAATCCTCATTGTTGAAGATGAAAGAATCACGGGCATGAATATGAAAGCCATGTTGATCAGGGCGGGATACGGCGTTTCCCGTGTCATTTCCCGGGGTGCCGATGTGCTGCCCGCCGTGATATTGGAGAAGCCCGATCTGGTCCTTATGGATATATTTCTCGAAGATGATATGGACGGCATTGCCGTGGCAGGGGAAATGAAAAAACAGTTCGATATACCCGTGATATTTATAACGGCAAATGCCGACCAGGAAGTAAAGCAGCGCGCCCTTGCGACTAATCCGGTGGCTTATCTTCATAAGCCCATTGATAAAGTCGAGCTTGTTGGCGCGGTGTACAATGTAATGAGAAAAGACGCTGACTGACGAAATGCACTATTGTGCTGTCGCTATTTTTGCAGGTAAAAACAGGTATCCCTGTCTCATTCTGATCCATATAGATGTAACATTTTCCGCTGTACGATGTCTTTTAATATTGTATCCACTGGTGGCATTCTCATGCCGCCTGCAGGATATATGTTAATTACACCTCTATTTTTAAATTAACAGTTTCAAGATTGCCGGGTGTTTCATTCCCCTGCCAGGGATAATGCACCCGGCAATCAATTAATAATCATATGTCTGGAAAAAACGGCCCATGAGCGGGAGCCGCAGAGGAGAATTATGTACTTTAAAAAGCTGCGTGATTTTTCGAGAAAACATGATATATTCAGCATAATCCTGACAATTTTATTCATGGTTTTCATCAGGACAACTGTTCTGGGCAATTATGCCGTTGATACGGGCTCCATGAATCCCACGATTCGGGAAGGGGATAAATTTTTTTCCAATAATGCGGCCTACGGTCTGAAGATACCCTTTACAAAGCATGATATAGTACTATGGGATTCTCCTTCACGGGGTGACATCATTGCTTTCCGATATCCCGGTGATGAATCGGTCAATTATACGAAGCGGGTTATCGGTGTGCCCGGCGATGAGATCGCGATCAGCGGCAGGGTAGTATATATCAATGGGAAAAAGATTCCCCGATCGTTCATTTCACGCGATGAAAATACGGAAATTTTTCTGGAAAAGCTTAACGGCCGGGAGTACCTGGTGCAGAATTATCGCCATGTCAATGGAAAAGAGAACATGAAAAAATTCACGGTTCCCCAGGGGGCGCTTTTTGTCATGGGTGATAACAGGGATAACAGCTTTGACAGCAGGTACTGGGGGTTTGTCCCCGTAGAGAACGTTCTCGGGAAGCTGGTATTCCGCTGGACGTCTATTGATCCTGACACCTGGTCCATACGATGGGAAAGGATCGGCAGGTTATAAGGGAACAGCCGCATGAGCGACACGCTGTACCGGGAATTCGGCAGGCATCTTGATGAGCAGGCCGTTGGATTCCCTGCCGCCTCATCAGGGGCTCACATCAGGCTGCTGAAGGGCCTCTATACTCCTGAGCAGGCCAGGACAGCCATGGCCCTGGATTACCGGTTCAGGTCTATCGCTGATATTGAAAAGCGTTCGGCCGCTTCGGGATTTGCCGGGCAGGAACTTGCTGATCGCCTGAAAGAAATGGCGGCCCGGGGCCTCATCGGATTCCGCACCCAAAAGGGCGTTGCGCAGTATGCCATTATCCCCCTCATAGTTGGAATTTACGAGGCCCAGGTCAACTGGCTGTCCCCTGACTTTTTGCGGGATTTTCATGATTACACGTCAACGCTTTCCTTCGGCCTCTCTTTTCTCAACGGGGGCATGCAGCAGATGCGGACAATTCCCATAGAGGAGAGCCTCGACAGCAGACAGGCCGTGGCTCCCTGGGACGATGTCCGGAAAATAATCGAAGCTGCAACCGGTCCCTTTGTCATCAATGAGTGTATCTGCCGGAAGTCCAGGAGCCTGGAAGGAGAGAGCTGCAAAGTGACATCGCGGCTCGAAACATGCCTGGCCATTGATTCCATGGCGGAGCAGTGCGTTGAAATGGGCATTGGCAGGACAATCGATAAAAAAGAGGCCTTGAGCATTCTCGGGGAAAATCAGAAGGAGGGGCTGGTTCTCCAGCCCTCGAATACGCAGAAAGTGGAATTCATCTGTTCCTGCTGCGGATGCTGCTGCGGTATGCTCCGCATTCAAAAGCGCCTTCCCGTTCCCGTGAATTTCTGGGCCGCCAATTTTCATGCCGTGGTGAATGACGACGCCTGCGTCGGCTGCCGAATCTGTCTTGAAAAGTGCCAGGTCGATGCCATTGAGCTCAATAAAAAAACGGACAAAGTTGAAATTGACGCAGGGCGCTGTATCGGGTGCGGCAACTGTGTCCCGGCCTGCACGAGCGGTGCCCTTACACTGGGCAGGAATATAAATGAGGCCGTACCGCCCGAGACATCGGACCGGCTCTATGACGGACTGAAAAACCGGAAAAAAAGATTCTGGGGCAACCTGCGGTTCGCCGTAAAAAATCTTTTTTTTCAGTAACCCTGCATAAAAAAATTTCAATAGGCAAGCTTCTCCTTCGTGTTATAGATAAAACAACAAGGAGAATCGCATGAACACTGCAAAGAAAAAAATCATTGAATTCATCAAGTCCCTTCCCGACGATTTCAGTCACGAATCCATTATTCTGACACTGGTGATACAGGATATGGAAACCCGTGGTATTCCCTTTCCTGACCTGGACAGGATGGCCGCAAAGGTCAGAACCGATAAGGATTTCCTGGCCATGAGAAAATTCCGCCAGTAGGGGGCGGAATCAGAGACCTTTGAACTTCGGCTTTCTCTTTTCCAGGAATGATGTTACTGCCTCGGCATGATCTTCCGTGTGTATGGCCTGGTACTGGTAGGCAATGGCCGGGTTCAGGGTCTCTTCCAGGCTTAAATCGCCAAACTCCTGGATAGCCCGTTTCATTATTCCCACCGAAGCGGGGCCCCTGGAAAGTTTTGATGCCAGCTTTTCCGCCGTGGGCAGAAGTTCAGCGGCGGGCACCACCTGCTCAACGAGCCCGATGCGCAGGGCTTCACGGGCATCGATGAGGTTTCCCGTATAGCACATTAATTTGGCCATGCCGGTTCCCACAATTTTGGGAAGAAGGCACATGCCGATTTCCGGAACCAATCCCATTTTGACGAAAAATTCCCCGATTTGCATGGTTTCCGAGGCAATGCGTATATCGCAGATAAGAGTAAGTTCCATGCCCGCACCCAGCGCGTATCCGTTGATGGCCGCTATAGTGGGAATATCCATATTGTAGACGCCCATGTACAGTTCACTCAGTTCCAGAAAATATTTTTTAAAGTCAGCCATGCTCTTGCCGCGCAGGGGATTGATATCCTGTTCCACGTCTCCGCCGGCCGAGAAGTGGTCCCCTTTTCCCGTGAAAATAACGGCCCTGAGGTGTGAATCATTTTTGATATTACGGTATACTTTCTGGAGAGACTCAAAGAGCTCGGGGCCGAAGGCGTTGAGTTTTTCCGGATTATTGAAAGTGACGATGGCGTAATTTTCTTTCCTGGTGACCAGGCAGCTGCCGTAATCCGTTACCTGCTCTTCCATGAGGGCCTCCTTG
This region includes:
- a CDS encoding ABC transporter ATP-binding protein, translating into MKYILEIKNLVKDYSEVRAVDDISFAIEPGICFGLLGPNGAGKTTTIEVIEGILKQTGGEILYKEKPRLAGFKEEAGIQFQNTELPQYLTVRETLVMFRKLYSRKADMDELIAICRLEEILDRDNRKISGGQKQRLLLAMALANDPELLFLDEPTTGLDPQARHHLWNIVKDIKSRNKTIILTTHYMEEAELLCDRIAIMDTGKIIAMGSPSELLKEHANRTIIVIRNDINEENLCSLPCRYFKIHDGYEIQTDNLNTCLQALMKSNVDLSDITVRSQNLEDLFLKLTGKELRT
- a CDS encoding 4Fe-4S ferredoxin encodes the protein MSDTLYREFGRHLDEQAVGFPAASSGAHIRLLKGLYTPEQARTAMALDYRFRSIADIEKRSAASGFAGQELADRLKEMAARGLIGFRTQKGVAQYAIIPLIVGIYEAQVNWLSPDFLRDFHDYTSTLSFGLSFLNGGMQQMRTIPIEESLDSRQAVAPWDDVRKIIEAATGPFVINECICRKSRSLEGESCKVTSRLETCLAIDSMAEQCVEMGIGRTIDKKEALSILGENQKEGLVLQPSNTQKVEFICSCCGCCCGMLRIQKRLPVPVNFWAANFHAVVNDDACVGCRICLEKCQVDAIELNKKTDKVEIDAGRCIGCGNCVPACTSGALTLGRNINEAVPPETSDRLYDGLKNRKKRFWGNLRFAVKNLFFQ
- a CDS encoding ABC transporter permease, with translation MIRRLCALISSRTKEFYRDRSALGWNLLFPFMIIFGFSLIFNQDKQVLYKVGVLKETSANSLPVEPEFAGRYEHFRKTRFIEFIDFNSLERGMNRLEHHRIDFLVSPERGEYWVSKTSPKGYIVEKLFQSSAEIGPGHYTRQDITGREIPYVEWLFPGILGMNIMFSSLFGVGYVVVRYRKNGVLKRFSVTPVRTFEFLTAQIVSRMAVILLTTFIVYAGCALIYGFQCRGSYLNLFLSFALGGFSMVSLGLLVAARSSSEEFAGGILNIITWPMMFLSEVWFSLEGAHPWVSGFSKVLPLTHMIDSSRMIMNDGAGLMEVREHFITLAVMSIIFITLGSLMFKWQKDS
- the lepB gene encoding signal peptidase I encodes the protein MYFKKLRDFSRKHDIFSIILTILFMVFIRTTVLGNYAVDTGSMNPTIREGDKFFSNNAAYGLKIPFTKHDIVLWDSPSRGDIIAFRYPGDESVNYTKRVIGVPGDEIAISGRVVYINGKKIPRSFISRDENTEIFLEKLNGREYLVQNYRHVNGKENMKKFTVPQGALFVMGDNRDNSFDSRYWGFVPVENVLGKLVFRWTSIDPDTWSIRWERIGRL